One segment of Anguilla anguilla isolate fAngAng1 chromosome 1, fAngAng1.pri, whole genome shotgun sequence DNA contains the following:
- the LOC118219618 gene encoding 40S ribosomal protein S29-like, which produces MGHQQIYWSHPRKFGQGSRSCRVCSNRHGLIRKYGLNMCRQCFRQYANDIGFVKLD; this is translated from the exons ATGGGTCACCAGCAAATTTATTGGAGTCACCCACGGAAATTCGGGCAGGGATCAAGATCCTG CCGCGTTTGCTCTAACCGACACGGTTTGATCCGAAAGTACGGTCTGAATATGTGTCGTCAGTGCTTCCGACAATACGCAAACGACATCGGCTTTGTAAAG CTTGATTGA